The following is a genomic window from Staphylococcus capitis subsp. capitis.
AAAAAACCTAATCCTTCAGGCCCATAAAGCCATTTATGAGCAGGAAAACAATAAAAATCTGCATTAATATTATGTAGATTTACAGGATATGATCCTGCAGCTTGAGCACCATCTACTAGTACTTTTATCCCTCTACGATGTGCAATATCTATAACTTCTTTAATAGGTACTACTTCTCCTGTCTTCCAAAATATGTGAGATATAACTATCATTTTAGTTTTATAGGTAATTAGGTCTTCTAGTTCCTTGATATTAAATCTTTGTTTTACTTTATACTCTTTGATTACTACGCTTTTTTTGTTTTTCAAATTTATTAAAGGAGATATACTTGCAAGATGTTCCATAGAAGTTGTTATTATTTCATCTCCAGTATTAAATTTCATACCATTAAGAACTATATTAAGGCCAAACGTAGTATTATCAGTAATGGTTATTTCCTCACTATAAGCACCAATTAAATCGGCTATCTGTTCTCGTAAATGAGATAATTGTACATTAAACTTTTTTCTTGATCCTTTTCTTGATCGTCCGTAATAAAATTCATTTTTT
Proteins encoded in this region:
- a CDS encoding aminotransferase class V-fold PLP-dependent enzyme — encoded protein: MIKEIKNEFYYGRSRKGSRKKFNVQLSHLREQIADLIGAYSEEITITDNTTFGLNIVLNGMKFNTGDEIITTSMEHLASISPLINLKNKKSVVIKEYKVKQRFNIKELEDLITYKTKMIVISHIFWKTGEVVPIKEVIDIAHRRGIKVLVDGAQAAGSYPVNLHNINADFYCFPAHKWLYGPEGLGFLFVRKNIQKGLDIIFSGISTFEHFNDYNDYSIQDNGQRWELGTMFRPSVYGMNNVLKYLTGSRKIESVYIKTQSLNNYMKCLVSDIANISIVTDNNYNICTLTFPENINCKALKEHLEFFSIFTKDIVDINAIRVSLSFINNEEDIQFLLKKLKNIWRNE